One part of the Cyclobacteriaceae bacterium genome encodes these proteins:
- a CDS encoding cytochrome c maturation protein CcmE, with amino-acid sequence MKKSHIFIIVIIAVAVAIIVSSTNDASTYVTFTEAYQMASSGKSKSIHVVGDLKKDASGKVVGIEAGADKVSFSFVMVDEGGKEQKVYYNQPMPQDFIRSEKVVVIGGYKGEDFHAEKILLKCPSKYQEQTLNAGV; translated from the coding sequence ATGAAAAAATCACACATCTTTATCATCGTTATTATCGCGGTTGCGGTTGCTATAATCGTGTCGTCAACGAATGATGCCAGCACCTATGTTACGTTTACAGAAGCGTATCAAATGGCTTCTTCCGGAAAATCAAAAAGTATTCATGTGGTGGGCGATTTAAAAAAGGACGCTTCCGGTAAAGTGGTTGGTATTGAAGCCGGAGCCGATAAGGTTTCTTTTTCTTTTGTGATGGTGGATGAGGGAGGCAAAGAACAAAAAGTATATTACAACCAGCCGATGCCGCAGGATTTTATACGATCTGAAAAAGTTGTTGTGATTGGTGGATACAAAGGAGAAGATTTCCATGCAGAAAAAATCCTGTTAAAGTGCCCTTCGAAATACCAGGAACAAACCCTTAACGCGGGTGTTTAA
- the galE gene encoding UDP-glucose 4-epimerase GalE has translation MSSSTKILVTGGAGYIGAHTVVELMAAGYDPVIVDNLSASDKTLLAGIHQITGKVPNFHQGDCRDKNFLNFVFKTQGPFSCVMHFAAFKSVGESVQKPLLYHQNNVGSLLTLLEVMEEHGVKDFIFSSSCTVYGQPDKIPVDERAPFKRAESPYGATKQLCERILEDVHTTGFRIISLRYFNPIGAHPSALMGELPIGVPNNLVPFITQTAAGLRKKLTVFGNDYNTPDGSCIRDFIHVVDLADVHVKALAYLAKDSRKNVYDAFNVGTGKGASVLELVNTFIRATGAPLPFVIGPRRPGDVEKVYADPTKVNNTLKWSTKYAMEDALKHAWAWEQKLLKSR, from the coding sequence ATGAGTTCATCAACAAAAATATTGGTAACTGGTGGCGCAGGCTATATTGGCGCCCATACCGTTGTTGAGTTGATGGCGGCAGGCTACGATCCGGTTATCGTTGATAACCTTTCAGCCAGCGATAAAACACTTTTGGCAGGCATTCACCAGATAACGGGTAAGGTTCCCAACTTTCACCAGGGCGATTGCCGCGATAAAAATTTTTTGAACTTCGTATTTAAAACACAAGGTCCTTTTAGTTGTGTCATGCACTTCGCTGCTTTTAAGTCAGTAGGCGAATCGGTACAGAAACCATTGTTATACCATCAAAACAATGTGGGCTCCCTGCTCACCTTACTGGAGGTTATGGAAGAGCATGGCGTTAAAGATTTTATCTTTTCATCCTCTTGTACAGTTTACGGTCAGCCCGATAAAATTCCGGTAGATGAGCGCGCCCCTTTCAAGCGGGCCGAATCGCCTTACGGTGCTACCAAGCAACTTTGTGAGCGGATATTAGAAGATGTGCATACAACAGGTTTTCGTATTATATCGCTTCGTTACTTTAACCCCATTGGGGCCCACCCCAGCGCACTCATGGGTGAACTTCCTATTGGCGTGCCCAACAACCTGGTACCGTTTATTACACAAACAGCCGCGGGCTTACGGAAAAAACTTACTGTTTTCGGCAACGACTACAATACCCCCGATGGTTCATGCATCCGCGATTTTATCCATGTAGTTGACCTGGCCGATGTTCATGTAAAAGCATTGGCTTACCTGGCGAAAGATTCACGCAAAAATGTTTACGATGCTTTCAATGTTGGAACAGGTAAAGGTGCTTCCGTTCTTGAACTGGTGAATACCTTCATCCGCGCAACTGGCGCTCCCCTTCCATTTGTTATTGGCCCACGCAGGCCGGGCGATGTTGAGAAAGTATATGCCGACCCGACTAAAGTAAACAATACACTCAAGTGGTCAACCAAATACGCCATGGAAGATGCCCTTAAACATGCCTGGGCCTGGGAGCAAAAACTATTGAAAAGCCGCTAA
- a CDS encoding NAD-dependent epimerase: MNTKKTVLVTGAAGFIGFHLSKRLCAEGYQVTGTDNLNDYYDVRLKHSRLDILKKTPGFTFIEAELTDKSTIDQIFASGKFNYMINLAAQAGVRYSLTNPYAYLESNMHGFLNILEACRHNKVEHLVYASSSSVYGANKKMPFSVHHNVDHPLSLYAASKKSNELMAHTYSSLYNLPTTGLRFFTVYGPYGRPDMALFIFTKAIVEGKTIDVYNHGKMKRDFTFIDDIVEGITRLVPIVPKPNTQWDGNQPDPASSFAPYKIYNIGNNKPVELLRFIEVIEEKLGKKAVKNFMPLQDGDVPETYADVDDLMHDAGFKPATSIEEGIGKFIDWYVEYYNIKK; the protein is encoded by the coding sequence ATGAACACCAAAAAAACAGTTTTAGTTACCGGGGCCGCAGGCTTTATCGGGTTTCACCTGAGCAAACGCCTGTGCGCAGAGGGCTATCAGGTTACCGGAACCGACAACCTGAACGATTACTACGATGTACGCCTCAAACACTCCCGGCTTGACATTCTTAAGAAAACACCAGGGTTCACTTTTATTGAAGCCGAACTTACCGATAAGAGCACCATCGATCAGATTTTTGCGTCAGGCAAATTTAATTATATGATTAACCTGGCGGCACAAGCGGGCGTTCGATATTCACTTACCAATCCTTATGCCTATTTGGAAAGCAACATGCACGGCTTCCTGAATATTCTGGAGGCTTGCCGGCACAATAAAGTTGAGCACCTGGTCTATGCATCGTCCAGCTCGGTGTACGGTGCCAATAAGAAAATGCCTTTCTCGGTACACCACAATGTAGATCATCCGCTATCGCTTTATGCCGCCTCCAAAAAGTCGAATGAGTTGATGGCACACACCTATTCATCGCTCTATAACCTGCCTACAACAGGATTGCGATTTTTTACGGTATACGGTCCTTACGGCCGTCCGGATATGGCCTTGTTTATTTTCACCAAAGCCATTGTTGAAGGGAAAACCATAGATGTTTACAATCATGGAAAAATGAAACGCGATTTCACCTTTATTGATGATATCGTTGAAGGCATAACACGTTTGGTGCCGATCGTGCCAAAACCCAATACACAATGGGATGGCAATCAACCTGATCCCGCCAGCAGCTTTGCACCCTACAAGATTTATAACATCGGGAATAACAAACCGGTAGAACTGCTTCGGTTTATTGAGGTAATCGAAGAGAAACTTGGAAAGAAAGCGGTTAAGAACTTTATGCCCCTTCAGGATGGCGATGTACCGGAAACCTATGCCGATGTGGATGACCTGATGCACGATGCTGGCTTTAAACCGGCAACCTCAATTGAAGAAGGCATTGGCAAATTCATCGATTGGTACGTTGAGTATTACAACATCAAGAAATAA
- the ccsA gene encoding cytochrome c biogenesis protein CcsA, whose protein sequence is MKVWLKVIAILLLVYVHTAGLLMDVPRLNILNETVRALYFHVPMWFGMVLLYLMSVYYAVRYLKNPTPEFDLKSVAYAHVGTAFGVLGMITGMLWANYTWGSPWHGDPKQNGAAIALLVYLAYFVLRGSLDNEEQRARLSGVYNIFAFAAMIPLIFIIPRLTSSMHPGSGGNPGFNAYDLDSRMRLVFYPAVIAWFLIGLWIVSLRVRIKKLEEKIIDNE, encoded by the coding sequence ATGAAAGTCTGGTTAAAAGTAATTGCCATACTCCTTCTGGTTTATGTTCACACGGCTGGTTTGCTGATGGACGTGCCACGGTTGAATATCCTGAATGAGACCGTTCGTGCTTTATACTTTCATGTGCCCATGTGGTTTGGCATGGTGCTGCTGTACCTGATGTCAGTTTACTATGCCGTTAGGTATTTAAAAAATCCGACACCCGAATTTGATCTTAAGTCTGTAGCGTATGCCCATGTCGGTACCGCCTTTGGTGTTTTAGGGATGATTACCGGTATGTTGTGGGCAAATTATACCTGGGGTTCGCCCTGGCATGGCGACCCAAAACAAAACGGTGCTGCCATAGCACTATTGGTTTACCTGGCGTATTTCGTGTTACGGGGTTCATTGGATAATGAAGAGCAGCGTGCAAGGTTAAGTGGTGTGTATAACATTTTTGCCTTCGCAGCCATGATACCCCTCATCTTTATCATTCCACGCCTCACCAGCAGTATGCATCCGGGTAGTGGGGGCAATCCGGGCTTCAATGCCTATGATCTGGATAGCCGTATGCGGTTGGTATTTTATCCTGCCGTGATTGCCTGGTTTTTAATTGGATTGTGGATTGTGTCCCTTCGGGTGCGGATCAAAAAATTGGAAGAAAAAATTATCGACAACGAATGA
- a CDS encoding nucleotide sugar dehydrogenase, with translation MDKIGIIGLGYVGLPLAVEFGKVMEVVGFDINKERIEELKKGHDRTREVEDHELKSATKLTYSHDLNDLKAVNYFIVTVPTPVDEYRKPDLRPLQSASKTVGAVIKKGDIVIYESTVYPGCTEEDCIPIVEQVSGLKYNVDFFGGYSPERINPGDKLHRVTTIKKVTSGSTPEIAEKVDQLYRKIITAGTHKASSIRVAEAAKVIENAQRDINIAFVNELALIFDKMGIDTHEVLEAAGTKWNFLPFKPGLVGGHCIGVDPYYLTYKAESLGYHPEVILAGRRINDNMGAHIAGNVIKLMAQNQLPVYGSDILVLGIAFKENCPDIRNSKVVDVIQELKSYGTNVDIFDPWADAEEVQHEYGLQLVDKLSKKYHAIVLAVGHEEFNLLDWSVVKQNNTVIYDVKGFLNRGLATSRL, from the coding sequence ATGGATAAAATTGGAATTATTGGATTGGGTTACGTTGGCCTTCCGCTGGCCGTAGAGTTTGGAAAAGTAATGGAGGTGGTTGGCTTTGATATCAATAAAGAGCGGATTGAGGAATTAAAAAAGGGGCATGACCGCACACGCGAAGTGGAAGATCATGAACTTAAGAGCGCAACAAAACTGACCTATTCACATGATTTGAATGACCTGAAAGCTGTCAACTACTTTATCGTAACCGTGCCCACGCCTGTAGATGAATATCGGAAGCCCGATCTTCGGCCGTTGCAAAGCGCAAGCAAAACGGTTGGTGCCGTTATTAAAAAAGGTGACATTGTGATTTATGAATCAACCGTTTACCCCGGTTGTACGGAAGAAGATTGTATCCCGATTGTTGAGCAGGTTAGCGGATTGAAATACAACGTTGACTTTTTTGGTGGCTACTCCCCCGAGCGGATTAATCCTGGCGACAAATTGCATCGGGTTACAACCATAAAAAAAGTTACCAGCGGAAGCACTCCTGAAATTGCTGAGAAGGTTGACCAGCTTTACCGTAAAATTATAACAGCAGGAACGCACAAAGCCTCCTCTATACGGGTTGCAGAGGCTGCCAAGGTTATTGAAAATGCACAGCGCGATATTAACATCGCATTCGTGAACGAACTGGCCTTGATCTTTGATAAGATGGGGATTGATACACATGAAGTGTTGGAAGCAGCAGGAACGAAATGGAATTTTCTACCCTTTAAGCCAGGTTTGGTAGGCGGGCACTGCATTGGTGTTGATCCGTATTACCTTACTTATAAAGCTGAAAGCCTGGGCTACCATCCGGAAGTAATTCTGGCCGGAAGAAGGATCAATGACAATATGGGCGCGCACATTGCCGGCAATGTGATAAAACTCATGGCTCAAAATCAATTACCCGTTTACGGCAGTGACATCCTTGTACTGGGTATAGCATTCAAAGAAAATTGCCCGGACATCCGAAACAGTAAAGTGGTAGATGTAATTCAGGAATTGAAAAGTTACGGAACTAACGTTGATATTTTTGATCCCTGGGCAGATGCCGAAGAAGTGCAGCATGAATATGGCCTGCAATTAGTGGATAAGCTCTCCAAAAAATACCATGCGATTGTACTGGCCGTTGGACATGAAGAATTTAATTTGTTGGATTGGAGTGTGGTGAAACAAAACAACACCGTTATTTATGATGTGAAGGGCTTTTTAAACCGCGGCTTGGCAACATCACGCTTATAA
- a CDS encoding heme exporter protein CcmB, with the protein MIIQLLRKEFILELRRKSVIAGLGLYLFSLIFICYLTFNLKENIIGPYTWSALFWLTILFSVVNSVAKSFIGEKKGVVIYLYTVASPQQIIVSKIIYNALLCWLISMAGYVLFSIFIFNPVQDRLIFLSVLLLASIGFSTSLSLISGIASKANNSNVLMAVLSFPVVISILLMAVRATKNALDGIDRSASTDELLNLLAINCIGGALGYILFPYIWRS; encoded by the coding sequence ATTATTATTCAGCTTCTGCGCAAAGAGTTTATCCTGGAATTGAGGCGAAAGTCGGTTATTGCCGGTTTGGGCTTATACCTGTTTAGTCTCATTTTTATTTGTTACCTCACTTTTAACCTGAAGGAGAATATCATTGGCCCGTATACCTGGTCGGCTTTGTTTTGGCTTACCATATTATTTTCGGTCGTAAACAGTGTGGCCAAAAGTTTTATTGGTGAAAAGAAGGGCGTGGTCATATACCTATATACCGTAGCCAGTCCGCAGCAGATTATTGTTTCAAAAATCATTTATAACGCTTTATTGTGTTGGTTAATTTCAATGGCGGGCTATGTGCTCTTTTCGATTTTTATTTTTAACCCTGTTCAGGACCGTTTGATTTTTTTGTCTGTTTTGTTACTTGCCTCAATTGGGTTTTCAACGTCACTGAGTTTAATATCCGGCATTGCATCAAAAGCCAATAACAGTAATGTGCTTATGGCTGTACTCAGTTTCCCGGTGGTAATTTCCATATTACTCATGGCTGTGCGGGCCACAAAAAATGCATTGGATGGAATTGACCGCTCGGCCAGTACGGATGAGCTGCTCAACCTGCTGGCCATAAATTGCATTGGGGGTGCATTGGGGTATATCCTGTTCCCGTATATTTGGCGCAGTTAA
- the ccsA gene encoding cytochrome c biogenesis protein CcsA, whose translation MIHYFIGNLGHFFVITSFVAALVAFFSYFKATITQDIDKKHGWLLNGRISFYVHALAVLGIVVTLFIIIKNHYFEYHYAYSHSDKKLPAHYLVSTFWNGQEGSFLLWMFWHAVLGIVIILTNKFWEGPVMTVFSVVQAFLTSMILGVVLPGLELKIGSSPFILLRDAMPDPIFTVQPDFIPQDGAGLNPLLQNYWMVIHPPTLFLGFAATLVPFSFCIAGLWLKRYREWVRPALPWSLFAGAILGLGILMGGYWAYETLNFGGYWNWDPVENAVYVPWLVLIASIHTMITYKNSETALKASIILVIAVFILILYSTFLTRSGVLGDASVHSFTDLGLSGQLLLYLLFFMIAALALAIIRWKEIPSSKTEISTYSREFWIFIGATVLCLMGFQVLVPTSFPAWNQLVESFGGISNIALPGDQVEYFSKFQIWFAIAIGILSAIGQFFWWKKIDKGELKKQLFFPFVSAMLLTVIIINIGRFNFSYVLLLFAGLFTVISNGKILYSILKSSPALSGGAVAHIGVGLMLVGILFSSGYSKVVSLNNTGMLISRQLSEEFNRENLLLFVHEPRDMAGYQIEYIGERIEPRYKHGFIKKSDVDYTDDPYTVVAKRDITFKNRQLYKAGERFEINPENTFYEIEFRKDGKVVFVQYPRLQVNPRFGNMASPDINRKATLDLYTHISAPMTEEAKEDWSEPEEMTLKRTAQFFANDYVASVESLNRVYEIGGQKIDSSFVAIKANVLVRGEKQDYTAEPILIIGTQSRGGIVPGVIPELGLKISLMNVHPQTDELTLNVYTRQKDWVVIKALEKPFVNVLWMGTLVLMAGFGIAMVRRFREFKLMKAKGQE comes from the coding sequence ATGATTCACTACTTCATTGGCAACCTCGGACATTTTTTTGTTATCACCTCTTTTGTTGCGGCCCTGGTGGCTTTCTTCTCCTACTTTAAAGCAACAATAACACAGGATATTGATAAGAAGCATGGTTGGCTGCTCAACGGCAGGATAAGTTTTTATGTGCACGCATTGGCTGTGTTGGGTATTGTAGTTACGTTATTCATCATCATTAAGAATCACTACTTTGAATATCATTACGCCTACAGTCATTCTGATAAAAAGCTCCCGGCACACTACCTGGTCTCTACATTTTGGAACGGACAGGAAGGAAGCTTTCTGTTATGGATGTTCTGGCATGCGGTACTGGGTATTGTAATCATTCTCACGAATAAATTTTGGGAAGGGCCAGTCATGACGGTATTCTCCGTTGTGCAGGCATTTCTTACGTCAATGATTTTGGGTGTAGTACTTCCCGGGCTTGAATTAAAAATCGGTAGTTCACCTTTCATTCTGCTTCGCGATGCCATGCCTGATCCCATCTTCACGGTTCAACCTGATTTCATTCCGCAAGATGGTGCAGGGTTAAATCCACTGCTGCAAAACTATTGGATGGTTATTCATCCGCCTACATTGTTCCTTGGCTTTGCGGCCACGCTTGTTCCGTTTTCATTTTGTATCGCGGGCTTGTGGTTGAAGCGTTACCGTGAATGGGTACGTCCGGCTTTACCGTGGTCGTTGTTTGCCGGTGCTATACTCGGTCTTGGAATTTTAATGGGTGGTTATTGGGCGTACGAAACATTGAATTTTGGAGGTTACTGGAATTGGGATCCGGTAGAAAATGCTGTTTATGTTCCATGGCTTGTTCTCATTGCTTCTATTCACACCATGATCACCTATAAGAATAGTGAAACCGCATTGAAGGCTTCCATTATTCTGGTTATAGCTGTTTTCATTCTTATCCTTTATTCAACCTTTTTAACCCGCAGTGGAGTATTGGGCGATGCGTCAGTGCACTCTTTTACTGACTTGGGACTTTCGGGTCAGTTGCTGTTGTACTTGTTGTTCTTTATGATAGCGGCATTAGCCCTGGCTATTATCCGCTGGAAAGAAATTCCATCATCTAAAACTGAAATCTCAACCTATTCACGCGAGTTCTGGATTTTTATTGGGGCAACTGTTTTGTGTTTAATGGGCTTTCAGGTGCTGGTGCCCACATCATTTCCTGCCTGGAATCAACTGGTTGAATCGTTTGGTGGCATCTCTAATATTGCCCTTCCGGGCGATCAGGTAGAATACTTTTCGAAGTTTCAGATATGGTTTGCTATTGCGATTGGTATACTCTCTGCAATCGGACAATTCTTTTGGTGGAAAAAAATCGATAAAGGTGAGCTTAAAAAGCAACTGTTTTTCCCTTTTGTTTCGGCCATGTTGCTCACCGTGATAATCATAAATATAGGACGCTTTAACTTCAGCTATGTGCTTTTGCTTTTTGCTGGGTTGTTTACCGTTATTTCCAATGGCAAAATTCTTTATTCGATATTAAAATCAAGTCCAGCACTTTCCGGTGGTGCGGTTGCGCACATTGGTGTGGGCCTTATGCTGGTTGGTATTTTGTTTTCATCCGGGTATTCCAAAGTGGTTTCGCTGAACAATACCGGTATGTTGATCTCACGCCAGTTAAGCGAAGAGTTTAACCGTGAAAATCTTTTACTCTTTGTTCATGAGCCACGCGACATGGCCGGTTATCAGATTGAATATATTGGCGAACGTATTGAGCCACGCTATAAACATGGGTTTATAAAAAAATCAGATGTTGATTACACGGATGATCCGTATACGGTTGTTGCGAAACGGGACATCACATTTAAAAACCGGCAGTTGTATAAGGCCGGTGAGCGTTTTGAAATAAATCCGGAGAACACCTTTTACGAGATTGAATTCAGAAAAGATGGTAAGGTTGTTTTTGTTCAGTACCCACGGCTACAGGTTAATCCCCGCTTTGGCAATATGGCCTCCCCGGATATAAACCGAAAAGCAACACTGGATCTGTATACCCACATTTCAGCGCCCATGACGGAAGAAGCCAAGGAAGATTGGAGTGAGCCCGAAGAAATGACATTGAAGCGCACGGCTCAGTTTTTTGCCAATGATTACGTGGCTTCGGTGGAGAGCCTTAACCGGGTGTATGAAATTGGCGGACAAAAAATTGATTCATCCTTCGTGGCTATTAAGGCAAATGTGTTGGTGCGTGGCGAGAAACAGGATTATACTGCAGAACCTATATTAATTATCGGAACGCAATCGCGTGGAGGAATTGTGCCGGGGGTTATTCCTGAACTCGGACTGAAAATTTCGTTGATGAATGTTCATCCGCAAACCGATGAACTCACGCTTAATGTGTACACACGTCAAAAGGATTGGGTGGTAATCAAAGCCCTCGAAAAGCCCTTCGTTAACGTTTTATGGATGGGAACCCTGGTACTCATGGCCGGCTTTGGCATAGCCATGGTGCGCAGGTTCAGGGAATTTAAATTGATGAAGGCAAAAGGCCAGGAGTAA
- a CDS encoding CcmD family protein, whose amino-acid sequence MKDIIIRITGLVLLLVTNVGLAQSEVEMADTMRTEGKIYVIVAIVLIVLAGLVVYLFMLDRKVKNLENRIK is encoded by the coding sequence ATGAAAGATATCATCATTAGAATTACAGGATTAGTTCTGCTGCTCGTTACGAACGTTGGATTGGCCCAATCCGAAGTGGAGATGGCCGATACGATGCGCACGGAAGGGAAAATTTATGTGATTGTGGCTATTGTGCTGATTGTGCTGGCCGGACTGGTAGTTTACTTATTTATGCTGGACAGGAAAGTAAAAAACCTCGAAAACCGGATAAAATAG